DNA sequence from the Leuconostoc lactis genome:
TTACCCAATGGGCGGGCCACGCAATTGCAACGTATGGTCAAGGACTTGGCTTAAATAGGAGGACACGATGAATTTTGTTGCAATGGATTTTGAAACAGCGAATCATGAAAAACACTCTGCCGTATCGATGGCCCTGGCGGTTGTTCGGCAAAACGAAGTGGTGGATGAGTTTTATAGTTTGATTCAACCAGAAACTTACTTCAGTGCACGCAACACCGCTATTCATGGTATTCGTGAACAAGATGTTGCGCAGGCGCCAAAGTTTCCAGAAATTTGGGCGCAGGTGGCGCCACTATTTACCGAAGACAAGCTTGTTGTGGCCCATAACGCGCCGTTTGACCATGGGGTGTTGCAGGGAACATTGGCGTATTACGGGATTGAAGCACCGCACTATATGTTGTTAGACACTGTGCGTAGCAGTCGGCAACTTTTTCCGCACTTCCGTAACCATAAGCTCAACACGGTGGCTGAAAATCTTGGGATTACGTTAGACCATCATCACAATGCGCTGGATGATGCTGTCGCAGCCGCGCAAATTTTAATTTACCAAGACCAACATTTTGGGACAGCTAGTCTCAAACCTTTTGTCAAAAATAAATGACCTCGCCCAGCCGGTGAGGTCATTTTGATTAGAAAGCCATTTTTAATGAGATAGGTGCGTGATCTTGACGTAAGCCTGTGTCAATCACGGCTGTTTCGGTCACTTTATCTGCAATGCGATCACTGACGAGGTAGTAATCGATTCGCCAACCAGAATTATTAATTTTACTGGTTTTACTAATTTGGGCCCACCAAGTATAA
Encoded proteins:
- a CDS encoding 3'-5' exonuclease, translated to MNFVAMDFETANHEKHSAVSMALAVVRQNEVVDEFYSLIQPETYFSARNTAIHGIREQDVAQAPKFPEIWAQVAPLFTEDKLVVAHNAPFDHGVLQGTLAYYGIEAPHYMLLDTVRSSRQLFPHFRNHKLNTVAENLGITLDHHHNALDDAVAAAQILIYQDQHFGTASLKPFVKNK